From Macrobrachium rosenbergii isolate ZJJX-2024 chromosome 55, ASM4041242v1, whole genome shotgun sequence, a single genomic window includes:
- the LOC136835625 gene encoding tubulin alpha-3 chain-like isoform X2, with translation MGNACWELYCLEHGISPDGRMETRADGKVDDESFSTFFNETGSGKHVPRAVFVDMEPTVIDEIRTGVYRQLFHPEQLISGKEDAANNYARGHYTIGKELIDNVLDRIRKVTDNCSGLQGFLVFHSFGGGTGSGFTSLLMERLSVDYGKKSKLEFAIYPAPLLASSVVEPYNSILTTHTTLEHTDCAFMVDNEAIYDICKKNLDVGHPSYSNLNRLISQVVSSITASLRFDGALNVDLTEFQTNLVPFPRIHFPQVTYAPIISAEKAYHEQLSVAEITNACFEPSNQMVKCDPRHGKYMACCLLYRGDVVPKDFNAAIATIKTKRTIQFVDWCPTGFKVGLNYQPPTVVPGGDLAKVSRSVCMLSNTTAIAEAWSRLNQKFDLMYAKRAFIHWYVGEGMEEGEFAEAREDLAALEKDYEEVGADTVEQDGAEEGDEY, from the exons ATGGGCAATGCCTGCTGGGAACTGTACTGCCTGGAACATGGAATCAGTCCTGATGGGCGCATGGAAACTAGGGCTGACGGCAAAGTGGACGATGAATCCTTCAGCACGTTCTTCAATGAAACTGGGTCAGGCAAACATGTTCCCAGAGCAGTGTTTGTGGACATGGAGCCTACAGTAATTG ATGAAATCCGCACTGGAGTGTACAGACAGCTGTTCCACCCTGAGCAGCTGATATCTGGCAAAGAGGATGCAGCCAACAACTATGCCAGAGGCCACTACACGATCGGAAAGGAGTTGATCGACAACGTGCTGGACCGAATAAGGAAGGTCACTGACAACTGCTCAGGCTTACAGGGTTTCCTTGTATTCCATTCCTTTGGAGGGGGAACTGGGTCTGGGTTCACCTCACTCCTCATGGAGAGACTTTCCGTGGACTACGGCAAGAAGAGCAAACTTGAATTTGCTATCTATCCGGCTCCTTTACTGGCGTCCTCTGTTGTCGAGCCATACAACTCTATACTAACTACCCACACCACCCTTGAGCATACTGACTGTGCCTTCATGGTAGATAATGAGGCCATCTATGACATTTGCAAGAAAAATCTTGACGTAGGTCATCCTTCCTATTCCAACTTGAACCGACTGATCAGTCAAGTCGTTTCTTCAATCACTGCCTCCCTGAGATTCGATGGCGCTCTCAATGTAGATCTGACAGAGTTCCAAACGAATCTTGTGCCTTTCCCTAGAATCCACTTCCCGCAGGTCACGTATGCACCCATCATTTCAGCAGAAAAGGCATACCACGAACAACTGTCAGTTGCTGAAATCACAAACGCATGCTTTGAACCATCTAACCAAATGGTCAAGTGTGACCCACGCCATGGAAAATACATGGCTTGCTGCCTACTATATCGAGGCGATGTTGTGCCAAAGGACTTCAATGCTGCCATTGCAACCATCAAGACCAAACGTACAATCCAGTTTGTGGACTGGTGTCCAACTGGTTTCAAGGTAGGCTTAAACTATCAGCCACCAACTGTTGTCCCAGGTGGGGACTTGGCCAAAGTGTCCCGTTCAGTATGCATGCTTTCCAACACCACAGCAATTGCTGAAGCCTGGTCACGCTTAAACCAGAAGTTTGACTTGATGTATGCTAAGCGCGCCTTCATCCACTGGTATGTTGGTGAAGGGATGGAAGAAGGTGAATTTGCAGAGGCTAGGGAAGACCTGGCTGCATTAGAAAAAGACTATGAAGAAGTTGGAGCTGATACCGTTGAACAAGATGGTGCCGAGGAGGGTGACGAGTACTAA
- the LOC136835625 gene encoding tubulin alpha-3 chain-like isoform X1, with amino-acid sequence MRECVSIHIGQAGAQMGNACWELYCLEHGISPDGRMETRADGKVDDESFSTFFNETGSGKHVPRAVFVDMEPTVIDEIRTGVYRQLFHPEQLISGKEDAANNYARGHYTIGKELIDNVLDRIRKVTDNCSGLQGFLVFHSFGGGTGSGFTSLLMERLSVDYGKKSKLEFAIYPAPLLASSVVEPYNSILTTHTTLEHTDCAFMVDNEAIYDICKKNLDVGHPSYSNLNRLISQVVSSITASLRFDGALNVDLTEFQTNLVPFPRIHFPQVTYAPIISAEKAYHEQLSVAEITNACFEPSNQMVKCDPRHGKYMACCLLYRGDVVPKDFNAAIATIKTKRTIQFVDWCPTGFKVGLNYQPPTVVPGGDLAKVSRSVCMLSNTTAIAEAWSRLNQKFDLMYAKRAFIHWYVGEGMEEGEFAEAREDLAALEKDYEEVGADTVEQDGAEEGDEY; translated from the exons CACATTGGCCAGGCTGGTGCCCAAATGGGCAATGCCTGCTGGGAACTGTACTGCCTGGAACATGGAATCAGTCCTGATGGGCGCATGGAAACTAGGGCTGACGGCAAAGTGGACGATGAATCCTTCAGCACGTTCTTCAATGAAACTGGGTCAGGCAAACATGTTCCCAGAGCAGTGTTTGTGGACATGGAGCCTACAGTAATTG ATGAAATCCGCACTGGAGTGTACAGACAGCTGTTCCACCCTGAGCAGCTGATATCTGGCAAAGAGGATGCAGCCAACAACTATGCCAGAGGCCACTACACGATCGGAAAGGAGTTGATCGACAACGTGCTGGACCGAATAAGGAAGGTCACTGACAACTGCTCAGGCTTACAGGGTTTCCTTGTATTCCATTCCTTTGGAGGGGGAACTGGGTCTGGGTTCACCTCACTCCTCATGGAGAGACTTTCCGTGGACTACGGCAAGAAGAGCAAACTTGAATTTGCTATCTATCCGGCTCCTTTACTGGCGTCCTCTGTTGTCGAGCCATACAACTCTATACTAACTACCCACACCACCCTTGAGCATACTGACTGTGCCTTCATGGTAGATAATGAGGCCATCTATGACATTTGCAAGAAAAATCTTGACGTAGGTCATCCTTCCTATTCCAACTTGAACCGACTGATCAGTCAAGTCGTTTCTTCAATCACTGCCTCCCTGAGATTCGATGGCGCTCTCAATGTAGATCTGACAGAGTTCCAAACGAATCTTGTGCCTTTCCCTAGAATCCACTTCCCGCAGGTCACGTATGCACCCATCATTTCAGCAGAAAAGGCATACCACGAACAACTGTCAGTTGCTGAAATCACAAACGCATGCTTTGAACCATCTAACCAAATGGTCAAGTGTGACCCACGCCATGGAAAATACATGGCTTGCTGCCTACTATATCGAGGCGATGTTGTGCCAAAGGACTTCAATGCTGCCATTGCAACCATCAAGACCAAACGTACAATCCAGTTTGTGGACTGGTGTCCAACTGGTTTCAAGGTAGGCTTAAACTATCAGCCACCAACTGTTGTCCCAGGTGGGGACTTGGCCAAAGTGTCCCGTTCAGTATGCATGCTTTCCAACACCACAGCAATTGCTGAAGCCTGGTCACGCTTAAACCAGAAGTTTGACTTGATGTATGCTAAGCGCGCCTTCATCCACTGGTATGTTGGTGAAGGGATGGAAGAAGGTGAATTTGCAGAGGCTAGGGAAGACCTGGCTGCATTAGAAAAAGACTATGAAGAAGTTGGAGCTGATACCGTTGAACAAGATGGTGCCGAGGAGGGTGACGAGTACTAA